In Trichocoleus sp., the following are encoded in one genomic region:
- a CDS encoding 2-succinylbenzoate--CoA ligase codes for MKGEALIGGLGQRAGEGWLIGVDAQKLAELAESRFRVLQDWGSSQGRSTVLLLEAEPLAFLANFVAACAAGFSVVLGNPLWSDAEQQQVLDLVQPQWIGQQGTLTRYQDKDDLRAQFPNFRLSKPSRTREFLGQCREQVACLSASPQQHWTGLGGFAKPLILIPTGGSSGQIRFAMHTWETMTASVMGGRAYFQIDRLHSCCVLPLFHVSGLMQFMRSFLTGGKLAIFSTKELEHQVQQIDPAEFFLSLVPTQLQRLLQNSENLLWLSRFHTILLGGAPAWTELLDLARSHHLRLAPTYGMSETASQVATLKPEDFLAGRSGSGQVLPHAKITVQGQKGESLQPGEIGTIAIQSHSLFLGYYPTSDPLSPILNYLTDDLGYLDPEGYLHIVGRTSQKIITGGENVFPVEVESAIRATGLVSDVCVVGLPDRQWGEVIAAMIVPIAESVSIADLETLLQSKLSRFKCPKRWKSIECIPRNAQGKVNYEQIKAMFS; via the coding sequence ATGAAGGGTGAAGCATTGATTGGGGGGTTGGGGCAGCGAGCAGGTGAAGGTTGGCTGATTGGGGTTGATGCTCAGAAGTTGGCTGAACTGGCAGAGTCGCGGTTTCGCGTTTTGCAGGATTGGGGCAGTTCGCAGGGGCGATCGACCGTCTTGTTGTTGGAGGCTGAACCGCTTGCGTTTTTGGCAAATTTTGTGGCAGCTTGTGCGGCTGGGTTTTCGGTGGTTTTGGGTAATCCACTTTGGTCGGATGCCGAGCAACAACAAGTCCTTGATTTGGTTCAGCCGCAGTGGATCGGGCAGCAGGGAACTTTGACTCGATATCAAGATAAAGATGATTTGCGCGCTCAGTTCCCCAACTTTAGGCTTTCAAAGCCCTCCAGAACGAGGGAATTTTTGGGGCAATGCCGTGAGCAAGTTGCCTGCCTTTCTGCCTCACCCCAACAACACTGGACTGGACTGGGTGGGTTTGCTAAACCTTTGATCTTGATCCCAACGGGAGGATCATCGGGGCAAATTCGCTTTGCAATGCACACCTGGGAAACGATGACGGCTTCGGTAATGGGAGGTCGAGCCTATTTTCAGATCGATCGCCTTCATTCTTGCTGTGTTCTGCCGCTGTTTCATGTCAGTGGGCTGATGCAGTTTATGCGATCGTTTCTCACAGGCGGAAAACTGGCGATCTTTTCGACAAAAGAACTAGAACATCAAGTACAGCAGATTGATCCGGCTGAGTTTTTTCTTTCCCTGGTTCCAACGCAGCTACAACGGCTTCTGCAAAATTCGGAAAACCTGCTCTGGCTTTCTCGCTTTCACACGATTCTCCTGGGGGGGGCACCTGCCTGGACAGAGTTGCTGGATCTGGCTCGATCGCATCACCTTCGCCTTGCTCCCACTTATGGCATGAGCGAAACCGCTTCCCAGGTCGCTACCCTCAAACCAGAAGACTTTTTAGCAGGACGATCGGGGTCTGGGCAGGTACTTCCCCACGCCAAAATTACAGTTCAGGGACAAAAGGGTGAGTCTCTGCAACCGGGAGAAATTGGTACGATCGCCATTCAGTCGCACTCTCTCTTCCTCGGCTACTACCCCACCTCTGACCCGCTGTCCCCAATTCTTAATTACCTCACTGATGACCTGGGCTATCTCGATCCAGAAGGCTATCTGCATATTGTCGGGCGCACCAGTCAAAAAATTATTACGGGCGGCGAAAATGTTTTTCCGGTAGAAGTGGAGTCAGCGATTCGAGCAACCGGGCTTGTCTCAGATGTTTGTGTGGTTGGATTACCCGATCGCCAGTGGGGAGAGGTCATTGCAGCTATGATTGTGCCGATCGCAGAATCAGTTTCGATCGCAGACCTGGAAACCTTACTCCAATCTAAACTGAGCCGCTTTAAATGCCCTAAGAGATGGAAGTCGATCGAGTGCATCCCCCGGAATGCTCAGGGTAAAGTGAATTATGAGCAGATTAAAGCGATGTTTTCCTGA
- a CDS encoding o-succinylbenzoate synthase, whose product MNQVIGSFSIALQPYRRSFKKPLQTAHGWWTVREGFVLCLQDAEGRVGRGEMAPIPWFGTETLDQVLSFCQNLGGKISVAQIQQIPDRLPVCQFGFESAWEMLTQSSPKQNQVLQSSYLLPTGISALNAWQSAWTAGNRTFKWKIGVEPIAQEMKYLDLLLGDLPVAANLRLDANGGLTWETANQWMQYCDRMNQSGSAQIEFVEQPLLPSEFDCLLALSQSYKTPIALDESVATIAHLEACYQKGWRSIFVIKPAIAGSPARLRKFCWQHQPDVVWSSALETAIGRNYIEQSFIPSSPPASRAIGFGVGDWLRDEE is encoded by the coding sequence GTGAATCAGGTGATCGGCTCTTTTTCGATCGCGCTTCAGCCCTACCGTCGATCGTTTAAGAAACCACTGCAAACCGCTCATGGATGGTGGACTGTCCGCGAGGGGTTTGTGTTGTGTTTGCAGGATGCTGAAGGACGAGTTGGCAGAGGCGAAATGGCTCCGATTCCCTGGTTCGGCACAGAAACGCTGGATCAGGTGCTTTCGTTCTGTCAGAACTTGGGAGGCAAAATTTCTGTCGCTCAAATTCAACAGATCCCCGATCGCCTGCCTGTCTGTCAGTTTGGGTTTGAGTCTGCCTGGGAGATGCTGACCCAGAGTTCTCCGAAGCAGAATCAAGTGCTTCAGTCTAGCTATCTTCTGCCCACTGGCATATCAGCGCTGAACGCATGGCAATCTGCCTGGACAGCAGGAAACCGCACCTTTAAGTGGAAAATTGGAGTTGAACCGATCGCCCAGGAGATGAAATATTTGGATCTGCTGCTGGGTGATCTGCCTGTTGCGGCAAACCTGCGTCTAGATGCAAACGGGGGCTTGACCTGGGAAACCGCAAATCAGTGGATGCAATATTGCGATCGAATGAATCAATCCGGCTCAGCCCAAATCGAATTCGTTGAGCAACCGCTGCTGCCCAGTGAGTTTGATTGTCTCCTCGCTCTAAGCCAATCCTATAAAACCCCGATCGCGCTGGATGAGTCAGTCGCAACGATCGCCCACCTAGAAGCCTGTTACCAAAAAGGATGGCGTAGTATTTTTGTGATCAAACCTGCTATTGCAGGCTCACCCGCTCGACTGCGAAAATTTTGCTGGCAGCATCAGCCCGATGTCGTTTGGTCATCTGCTCTGGAAACCGCGATCGGCAGGAATTATATCGAACAATCCTTTATTCCTTCCTCACCGCCTGCGAGTCGGGCGATCGGCTTTGGGGTGGGGGATTGGTTAAGGGACGAGGAATAA
- a CDS encoding DUF3318 domain-containing protein, with amino-acid sequence MSELRRLKSLLPPELKSWVTVEASTAVNPPLITSEEIGKDQVEVQVDLAKWDQLALDQRNLLFWHEVARVQNDTIPRDGWEMAALAIGLGGAVGELWVQDGLLLVLALLLCGVSGWRLYVRNNGEKTLKEAVDADEKAIALATRFGYTLPNAYKSLGSALKVLIEQSPKKKLRKRYEARLDALKKSAAKAKEKAKSPRPEYS; translated from the coding sequence TTGAGCGAACTTCGGCGGCTGAAAAGCCTACTTCCGCCTGAGTTAAAAAGTTGGGTAACGGTTGAAGCTTCCACCGCAGTGAATCCTCCCTTGATTACCTCCGAAGAGATTGGGAAGGATCAGGTTGAGGTTCAGGTTGACCTGGCAAAGTGGGATCAGTTGGCGTTGGATCAGCGAAACCTGCTGTTTTGGCATGAAGTTGCCCGGGTTCAAAATGATACGATTCCCCGGGACGGCTGGGAAATGGCGGCTCTGGCGATCGGTTTAGGCGGCGCAGTCGGAGAACTCTGGGTACAGGATGGCTTGCTGCTGGTTCTGGCTCTGTTGCTGTGCGGTGTGTCGGGCTGGCGGCTCTATGTTCGCAATAATGGCGAAAAAACGCTGAAAGAAGCCGTCGATGCAGACGAAAAAGCCATTGCTCTGGCAACTCGCTTTGGCTATACCCTGCCCAACGCTTATAAGAGCCTGGGAAGTGCGCTGAAAGTTTTAATTGAGCAAAGCCCCAAGAAAAAGCTGCGGAAGCGGTATGAGGCTCGGCTAGATGCACTGAAGAAGAGTGCGGCAAAGGCAAAAGAGAAAGCTAAGAGTCCTCGTCCAGAATACAGCTAG
- a CDS encoding Spx/MgsR family RNA polymerase-binding regulatory protein codes for MSIQVYGIPGCGTCKKAFQWLGANGIQYEFVNTKEQPPSREMIRSWVEKLGSKPMRNTSGQSYRSLGDEKNNWTDDQWIEAFAQDAMLLKRPLFVKDKTAVAVGFRDEAAVREKLGL; via the coding sequence ATGTCTATTCAGGTTTACGGCATCCCCGGATGTGGCACTTGCAAAAAAGCGTTTCAGTGGCTTGGAGCAAACGGTATTCAGTATGAATTTGTCAATACCAAAGAGCAGCCACCGAGCCGAGAAATGATCCGAAGCTGGGTCGAGAAATTAGGCTCAAAACCAATGCGAAATACGTCTGGGCAGTCCTATCGATCGCTTGGCGATGAGAAAAATAACTGGACAGATGATCAGTGGATCGAGGCATTCGCTCAAGATGCCATGCTGCTCAAAAGACCCCTTTTTGTGAAGGATAAAACAGCCGTTGCGGTGGGCTTCCGCGATGAAGCTGCGGTTCGAGAAAAACTAGGGCTATGA
- a CDS encoding methylglyoxal synthase — protein MPATIALIAHDSRKDELVSIVRDRLPVFARYRVIATENTGRRLQEVLGLEVNIMLPGAVGGDSQIAAEIASKKVGAVIFLTDALYAQRFEPGIELISRICNIHNVPFATNLATADILINALAKTQIAHLIFNPVAGQGNSDQELQLIRDLLEPSMHLEVHETTADICAEDLAQKAIEAQADLVIASGGDGTVSAVAGSLINTGIPLGIIPRGTANAFASALGIPAGLSPIQNACQTILTGQRKIVDAARCNGLPMILLAGIGLEAETVERADRAAKDRWGALAYLMAGWQQLDEQQLFDTEIEVDGKIEKFQAGAITIANAAPITSVLAQGIGQVVFDDGLLDVTIASASTKLEAIRTIARLLGSALLKPIDSPNIAHLGAKRLKVTTNPPQKVVVDGEIIGTTPIEVECIPGGLTVMTP, from the coding sequence ATGCCTGCAACGATCGCTCTGATTGCCCACGATAGCCGTAAGGATGAATTAGTCAGCATAGTCCGCGATCGGCTCCCCGTTTTTGCTCGCTATCGCGTCATTGCCACTGAAAACACTGGGAGACGGCTTCAGGAAGTGCTTGGGCTAGAAGTTAATATAATGCTTCCTGGGGCGGTGGGCGGGGACAGCCAGATTGCGGCAGAAATTGCCTCAAAAAAAGTTGGGGCTGTCATCTTTCTGACCGATGCCCTCTATGCTCAGCGTTTTGAGCCTGGAATCGAGCTGATCTCGCGTATCTGTAACATCCATAACGTGCCTTTTGCCACGAACCTGGCGACAGCCGACATCCTGATCAATGCGCTGGCAAAAACTCAAATTGCTCATCTGATCTTTAACCCAGTGGCAGGTCAGGGTAATTCTGACCAGGAACTACAGTTGATTCGTGATTTGCTAGAACCCTCGATGCATCTGGAGGTTCACGAAACCACCGCTGATATCTGCGCTGAAGACCTAGCTCAAAAGGCGATCGAGGCACAAGCAGATTTAGTCATCGCATCCGGGGGAGATGGAACCGTTTCAGCCGTTGCCGGAAGCTTGATCAACACAGGAATTCCACTCGGCATCATTCCCAGAGGCACAGCCAATGCTTTTGCGTCAGCCCTGGGGATTCCTGCTGGATTGTCTCCAATTCAAAATGCCTGCCAAACCATCCTCACCGGACAGCGAAAAATTGTGGATGCGGCTCGCTGTAATGGATTACCTATGATTCTGCTGGCAGGAATTGGGCTGGAAGCCGAAACGGTTGAACGTGCCGATCGCGCTGCTAAAGACCGCTGGGGGGCGCTAGCCTATCTGATGGCAGGCTGGCAACAGTTGGACGAACAGCAACTTTTTGACACCGAAATTGAAGTGGATGGCAAGATCGAAAAGTTTCAGGCAGGAGCCATTACGATCGCCAATGCTGCCCCGATTACGTCAGTGCTGGCTCAGGGCATCGGACAAGTGGTGTTTGATGATGGCTTATTAGACGTGACGATCGCCAGTGCTTCCACCAAACTAGAGGCAATTCGGACGATCGCTCGACTCTTAGGCTCTGCCCTGCTCAAGCCTATAGACAGCCCCAATATTGCTCACCTGGGCGCAAAACGACTGAAAGTGACTACAAATCCGCCGCAAAAGGTTGTCGTGGATGGTGAAATTATTGGCACAACGCCAATTGAGGTAGAGTGTATTCCGGGCGGACTCACCGTCATGACTCCCTAA
- a CDS encoding aspartate aminotransferase family protein: MQELTRPIAASPTREELEAFWMPFTANRQFKANPRLFVAAKDMHYTTVDGRQVLDGTAGLWCVNAGHCRPHIAEAISKQVNTMDYAPAFQMGHPAVFQLADRLVKMLPGYDHVFFVNSGSEAVDTALKMAIAYHRARGEGTRQRLIGRERGYHGVGFGGISVGGIGPNRKFFGSLLTGVDHLPHTHNLEHNAFSKGQPEWGAHLADELERLVALHDASNIAAVIVEPVAGSTGVLIPPKGYLERLRAICDKHGILLIFDEVITGFGRLGTGFATDYFGVKPDLITVAKGITNGTVPMGAVFAREGIYDTFMNAPEGAIELLHGYTYSGHPVACAASLATLDVYEQEGLFQRAQELSGYWEEAIHSLKHIPAVIDTRNLGLVAGIELEPMPGKPTARAFECFLRCYEQGLLIRTTGDIIALSPPLIVEKHHIDEMIDILGKVIKELP, encoded by the coding sequence ATGCAAGAACTGACTCGCCCGATCGCCGCTTCCCCAACTCGTGAAGAACTGGAAGCCTTCTGGATGCCGTTTACTGCAAATCGGCAATTTAAGGCAAATCCACGTTTGTTTGTTGCTGCGAAGGATATGCACTATACGACAGTTGATGGTCGTCAGGTGCTTGATGGAACCGCAGGCTTATGGTGCGTGAATGCCGGACATTGTCGCCCGCACATTGCCGAAGCCATCTCGAAGCAGGTTAACACAATGGACTACGCACCTGCCTTTCAGATGGGACACCCGGCAGTATTTCAGCTTGCCGATCGCCTCGTCAAAATGCTTCCTGGCTATGATCACGTTTTCTTTGTCAACTCTGGCTCTGAGGCAGTGGACACAGCCCTGAAAATGGCGATCGCTTATCACCGGGCACGCGGAGAAGGAACTCGGCAACGGTTGATTGGACGGGAAAGAGGCTATCACGGAGTTGGCTTTGGTGGCATTTCAGTTGGTGGTATTGGTCCCAATCGCAAATTCTTCGGCAGTCTGCTCACCGGAGTGGATCACTTACCTCACACGCACAACCTGGAGCACAACGCCTTCAGCAAAGGACAACCCGAGTGGGGCGCACATCTGGCAGATGAACTGGAACGGCTTGTGGCATTGCATGATGCCTCCAATATTGCTGCCGTGATTGTCGAACCGGTGGCAGGCTCAACAGGCGTACTCATTCCGCCTAAAGGTTATCTGGAGCGGCTGCGGGCAATCTGCGATAAGCACGGGATTTTGCTGATTTTTGATGAGGTGATCACTGGTTTTGGGCGCTTAGGCACTGGCTTTGCCACAGACTATTTCGGCGTCAAGCCCGACTTGATTACAGTCGCCAAGGGCATTACCAATGGTACGGTGCCGATGGGAGCCGTCTTTGCGCGCGAGGGCATCTATGACACCTTCATGAATGCACCGGAAGGCGCGATCGAACTGTTGCATGGTTACACCTATTCTGGGCATCCGGTCGCTTGTGCAGCATCACTGGCAACGCTGGATGTCTATGAGCAAGAAGGGCTATTCCAGCGGGCACAAGAGCTATCGGGCTACTGGGAAGAGGCAATTCACTCGCTGAAGCACATTCCTGCTGTCATTGACACGCGCAATCTGGGTTTAGTTGCCGGAATCGAGCTAGAACCAATGCCCGGAAAGCCAACGGCTCGTGCCTTTGAGTGTTTCTTGCGCTGCTATGAACAGGGCTTACTAATTCGCACTACGGGCGATATTATTGCCCTCTCGCCGCCGCTGATTGTGGAGAAGCACCATATTGATGAAATGATCGATATCTTGGGCAAGGTGATCAAAGAACTGCCCTAA
- the upp gene encoding uracil phosphoribosyltransferase, with protein sequence MPLQLRIYVPPHPLIKHWLGVSRDAGTPSVLFRSAMTELGRWLTYEAIRDWLPTLETEVETPLATCPATFINPEVPVAVVPILRAGLALLEGAQALLPLASVYHIGVVRNEETLEPSIYLNKFPQQFDPQTRVLITEPMLATGGTMMTVMQELTQRGVDPSLVRIISVVTAPPALQQLSNAYPGLVIYAATIDEGLSEQGYIVPGLGDAGDRTFGT encoded by the coding sequence ATGCCTCTTCAACTCCGGATTTATGTCCCACCCCATCCTTTAATCAAGCACTGGCTCGGCGTTTCCCGCGATGCTGGAACTCCTTCAGTTCTGTTTCGGAGCGCAATGACTGAACTGGGGCGATGGCTTACCTATGAAGCGATTCGGGACTGGCTACCTACTCTGGAAACCGAAGTGGAAACGCCCTTAGCAACCTGTCCTGCAACCTTCATTAATCCTGAAGTGCCAGTGGCAGTTGTGCCGATTTTGAGAGCCGGGCTTGCCTTACTGGAAGGGGCACAAGCTTTGTTGCCGCTTGCCTCGGTCTATCACATTGGGGTCGTTCGCAATGAAGAGACGCTGGAACCGAGTATCTACCTCAACAAATTCCCGCAGCAGTTCGATCCGCAAACGCGGGTTTTGATCACTGAACCGATGCTGGCAACAGGCGGCACGATGATGACTGTGATGCAGGAACTCACTCAGAGAGGCGTTGATCCAAGCCTGGTTAGAATTATTTCAGTTGTGACAGCGCCACCCGCCTTACAGCAACTCAGTAATGCCTATCCGGGTCTGGTTATTTATGCTGCCACGATCGACGAAGGGCTGAGTGAACAGGGTTATATTGTGCCTGGGCTGGGTGATGCAGGCGATCGAACCTTTGGTACATAG
- the mscL gene encoding large conductance mechanosensitive channel protein MscL translates to MAVRRGRRAATGLLGDFRDFIMRGNVIDLAVAVVIGTAFSGIVDSFVKDIITPVILNPALQAANIDDISQLTANGIKYGVFLAAVINFLVIALVLFLLIRAFEAAKRQFIREEEVVDAPLDPVITSQQELTAAIDDLTQTLRHQR, encoded by the coding sequence ATGGCAGTCAGAAGAGGAAGAAGAGCTGCAACAGGGCTTCTGGGAGATTTTCGAGATTTTATCATGCGGGGCAACGTCATTGACCTTGCAGTTGCGGTAGTGATTGGGACAGCCTTTAGCGGTATCGTCGATTCATTCGTCAAAGACATTATTACACCCGTCATTCTTAACCCTGCGCTCCAAGCCGCCAATATTGATGACATCAGTCAGCTAACGGCAAACGGCATTAAATATGGCGTTTTTCTGGCAGCAGTTATCAATTTTCTGGTCATCGCGCTTGTCCTCTTTCTACTGATTCGTGCTTTTGAAGCAGCAAAACGTCAGTTCATTCGAGAAGAAGAAGTAGTCGATGCCCCACTTGACCCAGTGATTACATCTCAACAAGAATTGACAGCCGCGATCGACGACCTAACGCAAACCCTTCGTCATCAACGATAG
- a CDS encoding M28 family peptidase encodes MSLQPALRSHLEQLVRERDPYLASQGHFYVQQYVYDQLSQWGRVETDVFEHRGKTHQNLILNLPGASSSSADRPAILIGAHFDAVPGTPGADDNASGVAALMELARSFAAQPARSPLRFVAFDLEEYGLLGSKHYAAQLKQQQEPLRLMISLEMLGYCTRTPGSQKYPAGLQSFYPDRGDFIALIGNLRTIPDLLSLSKMMRKVGKIGCEWLPAGNRGMVVPATRLSDHAPFWDVGYPAIMITDTAFLRNPHYHQQSDRLETLDLDFMASACQGLMAWIRSL; translated from the coding sequence TTGTCTCTTCAACCAGCCCTCCGATCGCACTTAGAACAACTGGTACGCGAACGTGATCCCTATCTCGCTTCACAGGGACATTTTTATGTGCAGCAGTATGTTTACGATCAGCTCTCGCAGTGGGGCAGGGTTGAAACAGATGTGTTTGAACACCGAGGCAAAACGCACCAAAATTTGATTTTGAATCTACCGGGTGCAAGTTCTAGCTCAGCCGATCGCCCCGCCATTCTCATTGGGGCACATTTTGATGCTGTTCCTGGTACCCCTGGTGCAGATGATAATGCTTCTGGCGTTGCTGCCTTAATGGAACTGGCGCGATCGTTCGCCGCTCAACCTGCTCGATCGCCGTTGCGCTTTGTTGCCTTTGACCTGGAAGAATATGGTTTGCTTGGCAGCAAGCACTATGCCGCACAACTCAAGCAGCAGCAAGAGCCATTACGGTTGATGATCTCGCTGGAAATGCTGGGCTACTGCACTCGTACACCTGGTTCCCAGAAATACCCTGCTGGACTGCAATCCTTTTATCCCGATCGTGGAGATTTTATTGCCTTAATTGGTAACTTGCGAACCATTCCCGATCTGCTAAGCCTGAGCAAAATGATGCGGAAAGTTGGCAAAATTGGCTGCGAGTGGCTACCTGCCGGAAACCGAGGCATGGTTGTTCCAGCGACACGCCTCAGCGATCATGCGCCCTTCTGGGATGTTGGATATCCCGCCATAATGATCACCGACACTGCCTTTCTCCGAAACCCTCACTACCATCAGCAGAGCGATCGACTGGAAACCCTGGATCTCGATTTTATGGCAAGCGCTTGTCAGGGTTTGATGGCATGGATACGATCGCTATAA
- a CDS encoding ABC transporter permease, which produces MQKRSLSFYLLAAFFGLFVLFLYGPMIGIFTLSLQGPDGGLTFPMKGFSFYWLGQVFREQRVGSFVDAFQRSLLLSVVVLAVTVAVSVMAGLAFRHRFRGSTLLFYLTISSLVVPSVLISLGIGIMFQVLGISTDWFSSGLGAQLTWTVPFAFLIMIGVFNRFNPSYEEAARDLGAGNFSTFREIVLPLIAPSLIGVGLLAFTLSYDEFTRTSLVSGQDNTLPLEIFGMTTNVTSPALYALGTLTTAFSFAVIISALTAFQFFSKQQKQ; this is translated from the coding sequence ATGCAAAAACGCTCACTCTCCTTCTATCTTCTCGCTGCCTTCTTTGGCTTATTCGTCCTCTTCCTTTATGGACCGATGATCGGCATTTTTACGCTGTCGCTTCAGGGGCCTGATGGCGGACTAACCTTCCCGATGAAAGGCTTTAGTTTCTATTGGTTGGGTCAGGTGTTTCGAGAACAGCGCGTTGGCAGTTTTGTGGATGCGTTTCAGCGATCGCTCCTGCTGAGCGTGGTGGTGTTGGCAGTCACCGTGGCTGTGAGTGTAATGGCAGGTTTAGCGTTCCGGCATCGGTTTCGTGGCTCGACGCTGCTGTTTTATTTGACGATTTCTAGCCTGGTTGTCCCGAGTGTGCTGATATCACTGGGAATTGGGATTATGTTTCAGGTGTTGGGTATTTCAACAGATTGGTTCTCGTCGGGTCTGGGGGCGCAACTCACCTGGACTGTGCCATTTGCTTTCCTGATCATGATTGGCGTCTTCAATCGCTTTAATCCCTCCTACGAAGAGGCGGCGCGCGATTTGGGAGCAGGAAACTTTTCCACATTCCGAGAGATTGTGCTGCCTTTAATTGCGCCCAGTTTAATCGGGGTTGGACTGCTTGCCTTCACGCTATCCTACGATGAGTTTACGCGCACCTCACTCGTTTCAGGGCAAGACAATACCCTACCGCTGGAGATTTTTGGGATGACCACAAACGTTACTTCGCCTGCCCTTTATGCGCTCGGAACGCTCACAACTGCGTTTTCTTTTGCAGTAATTATCAGTGCGCTGACGGCATTTCAGTTTTTCTCGAAGCAGCAGAAGCAATAG
- a CDS encoding ABC transporter permease encodes MSKLWRSVEPYLLVTPQTLVFLLFLVFPIIMICMVSFWQFNGYSMTPAFTLDNYAAIFTSKVSLATYLNTFKYVILVWFFCLLLAFPVAYFLAFHVTNQKWQIALFLVCTIPFWTSNIIRMISWIPLLGKEGLVNQLLITSNVIKSPLEFLLFSDFAVVLAMVHLYTFFMIAPIFNSMMRIDRNLIAAALDMGASGFQVLKEVILPLTSSGMAIGSIFVVTLVMGEFITVRLMGGGQSASVGKLIQTQIGSLQYPLAAANAVILLIVTLILVAAILRVVDIRKEL; translated from the coding sequence ATGTCTAAACTCTGGAGATCCGTTGAACCCTATTTGTTGGTGACGCCCCAAACGCTGGTGTTCCTGCTATTTCTTGTCTTTCCGATCATCATGATCTGTATGGTCAGCTTTTGGCAGTTCAACGGCTATTCCATGACGCCAGCATTTACGCTCGATAATTACGCCGCAATTTTCACTTCAAAAGTTTCTTTAGCAACTTATCTCAACACGTTTAAATACGTGATTCTAGTCTGGTTTTTTTGTTTACTGCTGGCGTTTCCCGTTGCATACTTTTTGGCGTTTCACGTCACCAATCAAAAGTGGCAAATTGCTTTATTTTTAGTTTGTACGATTCCCTTCTGGACATCCAATATCATTCGGATGATTTCCTGGATTCCTCTGTTGGGTAAAGAGGGGCTGGTTAATCAACTTTTAATCACCTCGAATGTCATCAAGTCACCGCTAGAGTTTTTGCTCTTTTCTGATTTTGCAGTTGTTCTGGCGATGGTGCATCTCTATACTTTTTTCATGATTGCGCCAATTTTCAACAGCATGATGCGGATCGATCGCAATCTGATTGCTGCGGCATTAGATATGGGTGCATCTGGTTTTCAAGTTTTGAAAGAAGTGATCTTACCCTTAACTTCATCCGGAATGGCGATCGGCTCAATCTTTGTTGTTACCCTCGTTATGGGTGAATTCATTACGGTTCGCTTAATGGGAGGTGGACAATCTGCCTCGGTCGGCAAACTGATCCAAACGCAAATTGGCAGTCTTCAGTATCCCCTCGCTGCTGCAAATGCTGTGATTCTCCTCATCGTCACTCTCATTCTCGTTGCCGCTATCCTCCGCGTCGTTGATATCCGCAAAGAACTCTAA